A genomic window from Diceros bicornis minor isolate mBicDic1 chromosome 35, mDicBic1.mat.cur, whole genome shotgun sequence includes:
- the GIT2 gene encoding ARF GTPase-activating protein GIT2 isoform X10: MSKRLRGSEVCADCSGPDPSWASVNRGTFICDECCSVHRSLGRHISQVRHLKHTPWPPTLLQMVETLCNNGANSIWEHCLLDPASIMSGRRKANPQDKVHPNKEEFIRAKYQMLAFVHRLPCRDDDSVTAKDLSKQLHSSVRTGNLETCLRLLSLGAQANFFHPEKGNTPLHVASKAGQILQAELLAVYGADPGTQDSSGKTPVDYARQGGHHELAERLVEIQYELTDRLAFYLCGRKPDHKNGQHFIIPQMADSSLDLSELAKAAKKKLQSLSNHLFEELAMDVYDEVDRRETDAVWLATQNHSTLVTETTVVPFLPVNPEYSSTRNQGRQKLARFNAHEFATLVIDILSDAKRRQQGSPLSSSKDNVELILKTVNNQHSIESQDNDQPDYDSVASDEDTDLEATASKANRQKSLDSDLSDGPVTVQEFMEVKNALVASEAKIQQLMKVNNNLSDELRIMQKKLLGKDAN, encoded by the exons ATGTCGAAGCGGCTCCGGGGCAGCGAGGTGTGCGCGGACTGCAGCGGGCCGG ATCCTTCCTGGGCATCAGTAAATAGGGGAACTTTTATATGTGACGAGTGCTGCAGTGTCCATCGGAGTTTAGGGCGGCACATCTCTCAAGTAAGGCATCTTAAACACACACCATGGCCTCCAACATTGCTTCAG ATGGTTGAAACTTTGTGTAATAATGGTGCTAATTCTATATGGGAGCATTGTTTGCTGGACCCTGCCTCTATTATGAGTGGAAGACGTAAAGCTAATCCACAGGATAAAGTACA TCCTAATAAAGAGGAATTCATCAGAGCCAAGTATCAGATGTTAGCATTTGTCCATCGCTTGCCCTGCCGGGATGACGATAGTGTGACTGCCAAAGATCTTAGTAAG CAACTCCATTCAAGCGTGAGAACAGGGAATCTTGAAACCTGTTTAAGGCTGTTATCTTTAGGAGCACAAGCCAACTTCTTTCACCCT GAAAAAGGGAACACCCCACTCCATGTTGCCTCCAAAGCAGGGCAGATTTTACAGGCAGAATTATTGGCAGTATATGGAGCAGACCCAGGCACACAAGATTCTAGTGGGAAAACTCCTGTTGATTATGCAAG GCAAGGAGGGCATCATGAGCTGGCAGAACGCCTTGTAGAAATACAGTATGAGCTGACTGACAGACTAGCCTTCTATCTCTGTGGCAGGAAACCAG atcacaaAAATGGACAGCACTTTATAATACCTCAAATGGCAGACAG CAGCCTGGATTTGTCTGAATTGGCAAAAGCTGCTAAGAAGAAACTTCAATCT cTAAGTAATCATTTGTTTGAAGAACTTGCCATGGATGTGTACGATGAAGTTGACAGGCGAGAGACTGATGCAG TCTGGCTTGCCACGCAAAACCACAGCACCCTGGTAACCGAGACAACCGTCGTCCCCTTCCTTCCGGTCAATCCCGAGTACTCGTCAACACGGAACCAG GGCAGACAGAAATTAGCTCGGTTTAACGCCCATGAGTTTGCCACGCTGGTTATCGACATTCTCAGTGACGCCAAGAGGAGACAGCAAGGCAGTCCTCTGTCTAGTTCAAAAG ACAATGTGGAGCTGATACTGAAAACAGTCAATAACCAGCACAGTATTGAAAGTCAAGACAACGACCAGCCAGACTATGACAGTGTGGCATCAGACGAAGACACGGATTTGGAAGCCACTGCAAGCAAGGCAAACAGGCAGAAG AGCCTAGATTCAGATTTATCAGATGGACCAGTCACTGTGCAGGAATTTATGGAGGTCAAAAACGCTCTAGTGGCTTCTGAGGCCAAGATACAACAGCTAATGAAGGTGAATAACAACTTGAGTGACGAGCTGAGAATTATGCAGAAAAAG
- the GIT2 gene encoding ARF GTPase-activating protein GIT2 isoform X11, protein MSKRLRGSEVCADCSGPDPSWASVNRGTFICDECCSVHRSLGRHISQVRHLKHTPWPPTLLQMVETLCNNGANSIWEHCLLDPASIMSGRRKANPQDKVHPNKEEFIRAKYQMLAFVHRLPCRDDDSVTAKDLSKQLHSSVRTGNLETCLRLLSLGAQANFFHPEKGNTPLHVASKAGQILQAELLAVYGADPGTQDSSGKTPVDYARQGGHHELAERLVEIQYELTDRLAFYLCGRKPDHKNGQHFIIPQMADSSLDLSELAKAAKKKLQSLSNHLFEELAMDVYDEVDRRETDAVWLATQNHSTLVTETTVVPFLPVNPEYSSTRNQGRQKLARFNAHEFATLVIDILSDAKRRQQGSPLSSSKDNVELILKTVNNQHSIESQDNDQPDYDSVASDEDTDLEATASKANRQKSLDSDLSDGPVTVQEFMEVKNALVASEAKIQQLMKLLGKDAN, encoded by the exons ATGTCGAAGCGGCTCCGGGGCAGCGAGGTGTGCGCGGACTGCAGCGGGCCGG ATCCTTCCTGGGCATCAGTAAATAGGGGAACTTTTATATGTGACGAGTGCTGCAGTGTCCATCGGAGTTTAGGGCGGCACATCTCTCAAGTAAGGCATCTTAAACACACACCATGGCCTCCAACATTGCTTCAG ATGGTTGAAACTTTGTGTAATAATGGTGCTAATTCTATATGGGAGCATTGTTTGCTGGACCCTGCCTCTATTATGAGTGGAAGACGTAAAGCTAATCCACAGGATAAAGTACA TCCTAATAAAGAGGAATTCATCAGAGCCAAGTATCAGATGTTAGCATTTGTCCATCGCTTGCCCTGCCGGGATGACGATAGTGTGACTGCCAAAGATCTTAGTAAG CAACTCCATTCAAGCGTGAGAACAGGGAATCTTGAAACCTGTTTAAGGCTGTTATCTTTAGGAGCACAAGCCAACTTCTTTCACCCT GAAAAAGGGAACACCCCACTCCATGTTGCCTCCAAAGCAGGGCAGATTTTACAGGCAGAATTATTGGCAGTATATGGAGCAGACCCAGGCACACAAGATTCTAGTGGGAAAACTCCTGTTGATTATGCAAG GCAAGGAGGGCATCATGAGCTGGCAGAACGCCTTGTAGAAATACAGTATGAGCTGACTGACAGACTAGCCTTCTATCTCTGTGGCAGGAAACCAG atcacaaAAATGGACAGCACTTTATAATACCTCAAATGGCAGACAG CAGCCTGGATTTGTCTGAATTGGCAAAAGCTGCTAAGAAGAAACTTCAATCT cTAAGTAATCATTTGTTTGAAGAACTTGCCATGGATGTGTACGATGAAGTTGACAGGCGAGAGACTGATGCAG TCTGGCTTGCCACGCAAAACCACAGCACCCTGGTAACCGAGACAACCGTCGTCCCCTTCCTTCCGGTCAATCCCGAGTACTCGTCAACACGGAACCAG GGCAGACAGAAATTAGCTCGGTTTAACGCCCATGAGTTTGCCACGCTGGTTATCGACATTCTCAGTGACGCCAAGAGGAGACAGCAAGGCAGTCCTCTGTCTAGTTCAAAAG ACAATGTGGAGCTGATACTGAAAACAGTCAATAACCAGCACAGTATTGAAAGTCAAGACAACGACCAGCCAGACTATGACAGTGTGGCATCAGACGAAGACACGGATTTGGAAGCCACTGCAAGCAAGGCAAACAGGCAGAAG AGCCTAGATTCAGATTTATCAGATGGACCAGTCACTGTGCAGGAATTTATGGAGGTCAAAAACGCTCTAGTGGCTTCTGAGGCCAAGATACAACAGCTAATGAAG